In Zingiber officinale cultivar Zhangliang chromosome 6A, Zo_v1.1, whole genome shotgun sequence, a single genomic region encodes these proteins:
- the LOC121994623 gene encoding 50S ribosomal protein L28, chloroplastic-like gives MGQALISYSSRSYPFIHQFHSFHSIVSSLLHSPLLGIPTPGQPQPMAAPSTALCIARAHRHSASKLRVSSGSFSPAATFSAGALGFGRSRLVGFPVIFTTSLPSLRVPHKLPIAPVVARRVCPFTGKKANRANKVSFSNHKTKKLQFVNLQYKRIWWEAGKRYVKLRLSTKALKTIEKNGLDAVAKKAGIDLRKE, from the exons ATGGGACAAGCCCTCATCAGTTACTCGTCTCGCTCTTATCCTTTTATCCATCAATTCCATTCATTCCATTCCATCGTCTCCTCCCTCCTCCACTCGCCTCTCCTCGGGATTCCTACGCCGGGGCAACCGCAACCAATGGCAGCGCCTTCGACGGCGCTTTGCATCGCCAGGGCGCACCGGCACTCCGCCTCCAAGCTTAGGGTTTCCTCCGGAAGCTTCTCTCCCGCCGCGACTTTTTCCGCTGGAGCACTAGGTTTCGGGAGGTCCCGGTTGGTCGGCTTCCCTGTCATCTTCACCACCAGTCTCCCTTCACTTCGAGTTCCTCACAAGCTTCCAATTGCCCCCGTTGTTGCTC GCCGGGTTTGCCCTTTTACCGGGAAGAAGGCTAATAGAGCAAATAAAGTTTCCTTCTCGAACCACAAGACCAAGAAGCTGCAGTTTGTCAATTTGCAGTATAAGAGGATCTGGTGGGAAGCAGGGAAACGATACGTAAAGCTACGCTTGTCAACAAAGGCACTGAAGACCATTGAGAAGAATGGTCTGGATGCTGTTGCTAAGAAGGCAGGAATTGACCTCCGAAAAGAATGA